A single window of uncultured Pseudodesulfovibrio sp. DNA harbors:
- the priA gene encoding primosomal protein N', which produces MADLWQVTLVSPPYEAWTYERPSFFPDLSAGQRVIIPFGKSHRVGIVVGPAEQAPVGVVVKPMIWPLERTQLLSEEYVDMAVNLAARQMVNVGRIFEIALPRGLRTAAVTFRVDKHMSDRQLPGSVRPAEIGRFEKEDRIALMDLWLAGRMRVRVNAKREAEERFVSLECDPPWAVRPNAKRQLRLLEYLLEHGPQSLYSLRYALGDWTAATVAKLEGVSIVRTGELTADTLAEVDEAGSVKPCGDECEYTLTDEQQAAMEAMTATMENGGGPHLVHGVTGSGKTVLYLEMARKCLANGRSVMLLAPEVALACQLYRTVKERFPTAKTFFYHGYQSPKKRERTFKGLSCEAGPVVVVGTRSSLFLPIPTLGMIVLDEEHDESYKQEERLAYHAKEVAWFRAGLSKALLLLGSATPDVKTFQAAKQGVIAMSALKERVGDSVLPSVELVDITDIKGGSKLLAPATEEAIRETVEVGGQVIVMLNRRGYAPLMYCLDCTETVRCPECEVGMTYHKDRQRVVCHYCGLTYSYPLTCKKCGGTSFVPMGEGTERLEEVLQEQLPEGTKVLRLDRDATRRQERMEEILGAFGRKEAQVLVGTQMISKGHHFPGVTLVVVADGDLGLNLPDYRSTERTFQLLVQVAGRAGRGDNPGKVLIQTRNPGHPIWTEVVAGDYAGFFEREISRRSMFKYPPFSRMALVRISFPAQYQDGPAAVSLFAQVLHEQGRKLGIDILGPAPAPLSMLRGRKRFNCLLKSDDWAKVRTLYGHMAAANPNLKFVRTSLDLDPLTTL; this is translated from the coding sequence ATGGCCGATCTGTGGCAGGTAACGCTCGTCAGTCCGCCTTATGAAGCGTGGACATATGAGCGGCCATCCTTTTTCCCCGACTTGTCCGCCGGACAGCGGGTTATTATTCCTTTTGGCAAATCCCATCGCGTGGGCATTGTTGTTGGGCCAGCCGAACAGGCCCCGGTGGGGGTCGTGGTCAAGCCAATGATTTGGCCTTTGGAACGGACTCAGCTCCTTAGTGAAGAATATGTGGATATGGCCGTGAATCTTGCGGCACGTCAGATGGTGAATGTCGGGCGTATTTTTGAGATCGCGTTACCGCGAGGTTTGCGAACGGCTGCGGTTACTTTTCGTGTGGATAAGCACATGTCTGATCGTCAATTGCCCGGTTCGGTGCGTCCTGCGGAAATCGGACGTTTTGAAAAGGAAGACCGGATTGCACTCATGGATTTGTGGCTTGCCGGACGGATGCGAGTACGCGTTAACGCCAAGCGTGAAGCCGAAGAGCGGTTTGTTTCTTTGGAATGTGATCCTCCATGGGCCGTCAGACCCAATGCAAAACGACAGCTTCGTCTTTTGGAATATCTTTTGGAGCATGGTCCACAGAGCTTGTATTCTTTGCGATATGCTTTGGGTGACTGGACTGCGGCTACTGTTGCCAAATTGGAGGGCGTGTCCATTGTTCGCACCGGTGAATTAACAGCGGATACGTTGGCAGAAGTTGATGAGGCTGGTTCGGTAAAACCCTGCGGTGATGAATGTGAGTACACGCTGACCGATGAACAGCAGGCGGCCATGGAAGCCATGACAGCAACCATGGAGAACGGTGGAGGGCCGCACCTTGTTCATGGAGTGACAGGGAGTGGCAAAACGGTTCTGTATCTTGAGATGGCTCGGAAATGTCTTGCAAACGGTCGATCCGTCATGTTGCTTGCACCCGAAGTAGCCTTGGCCTGCCAGCTGTATCGTACCGTAAAAGAGCGGTTTCCCACTGCGAAAACTTTTTTTTATCATGGTTATCAAAGTCCCAAGAAACGGGAACGGACTTTTAAGGGATTATCTTGCGAAGCTGGTCCTGTTGTTGTGGTTGGGACGCGATCTTCGCTTTTCCTGCCTATACCAACCCTTGGTATGATTGTGCTCGATGAAGAACATGACGAGTCCTATAAACAGGAAGAACGGTTGGCATACCATGCCAAGGAAGTCGCTTGGTTCCGGGCTGGATTGAGTAAAGCCTTGTTGTTGCTTGGTTCTGCTACGCCGGATGTGAAAACTTTTCAAGCCGCCAAGCAGGGTGTCATCGCCATGTCTGCGTTGAAAGAACGTGTTGGCGATAGTGTTTTGCCGAGTGTGGAATTGGTGGACATCACCGATATTAAGGGAGGCAGCAAGCTGTTAGCCCCTGCCACCGAAGAGGCTATTCGTGAAACCGTTGAGGTCGGAGGGCAGGTCATTGTCATGCTCAACCGGCGCGGATATGCACCGCTCATGTATTGTTTGGACTGTACGGAGACCGTGCGGTGTCCAGAGTGCGAAGTGGGCATGACATATCATAAGGACCGTCAACGTGTTGTCTGCCATTATTGTGGCCTGACATATTCGTATCCTTTGACGTGTAAGAAGTGCGGTGGAACGAGTTTTGTGCCTATGGGCGAAGGCACAGAGCGACTCGAAGAAGTCTTGCAGGAACAGTTGCCCGAAGGAACCAAGGTGTTACGCCTTGATCGGGATGCCACCCGGCGACAGGAGCGGATGGAGGAAATCCTTGGAGCCTTTGGCCGCAAGGAAGCTCAGGTTCTTGTCGGTACTCAGATGATTTCAAAGGGACACCATTTCCCCGGTGTTACACTTGTTGTGGTCGCAGATGGTGATCTTGGATTGAATCTGCCGGATTATCGATCTACGGAACGGACATTTCAACTGTTGGTACAGGTAGCAGGCCGTGCCGGGCGCGGAGACAATCCGGGCAAAGTCCTCATTCAGACACGGAATCCGGGGCATCCTATCTGGACGGAAGTTGTGGCCGGTGACTATGCTGGTTTTTTTGAACGGGAGATATCTCGGCGTTCGATGTTTAAGTACCCGCCATTTTCCAGAATGGCCCTTGTCCGTATCAGTTTTCCAGCTCAGTATCAGGATGGTCCTGCGGCAGTATCTCTGTTCGCTCAGGTCTTGCATGAGCAAGGCCGGAAGTTGGGTATTGATATCCTTGGGCCAGCGCCAGCACCCCTTTCCATGCTGCGTGGCC